Genomic segment of Cyprinus carpio isolate SPL01 chromosome A13, ASM1834038v1, whole genome shotgun sequence:
CCCTGCGTTCCTCCACAGCCAGACCGCACTCTCCACACAGCCGCTTGCAGCTACGCTTCTCCCATTTGCTCAGATTCTTGCCCTTTCTCAAGCACTCGCGGCCCTCTGTTCCTGGCAAGCCCAGAGTGCGGTTCTCCAAGCAGTAGTCAGGGGAATCCTCCAAGTGCACCAGCTCTTTGCGCGAGATCGAGCTGAAGGTCTCCGCGATCGCACCGCGGCTGGCTGCACTGTTGCCCGCGCCACGCAACAGGTCCACCTTCACGGCCCTGTGATATTTCTCCTTTAGGTAGTTGCCCACCTCTCGAAACTCTGGCAACTGCAGCCAGCAGGTCTGAGTGGTGCAGCTGCCAGACACTCCATGGCACTTGCACGTCCTCTGCATGGTTCCTTTCACTGCCTGGTTGAAGAGAGGATCTCGCGTTAAAGAACTCACTCATTCATGCATTCTAGAGGCAAATGTTCATGTTTCAAAACATTCTAATTAGGACTGAACTCATCAGTCGAAATATACAATGTGCTCTTTAGTAGGCACCCTATACATCCACTTAAACAAACAGAGGGAAACTGTGAGTTAAGAGGAAGAGGTTCAAGGTTCAAGTCTGGGTTTTCTCTTTTCTTGGTGGTCGTACAATAATTCCTGACTTCGGCTGAAACAAACAGCTGTCTTTTAAAAAGGAATGCCTCTTTTCTCATTCGCTCGCGTAAGACGCAGAATCACGGTTTCACATCGAGCTAGATTGTTTGGCACAGGAAAGGGGTGTATTTATTTTGCATAGCCATTGTCAACATGTTTTCTGTCATAGGCAGACCCAGTGGCAAGTCCATTGAGGAGGAAGTGAAAAAGAATTCTTTCACATTTTTTCAGTTACAATGATGCTCCAGGTGCCAATGAATTGACAAAACCTGCAGACGGGGCACAGACAGGATAAACAAAGAGCACTTGAGCCACATGGCTGTGATCCCCGTGGCTCTCTCAAGTACAACAAAGACCGACATAAATGTAAGATCCTTATTGCAAGAATAAAACTAAACACTTATTTGGGAAGCAACAGAATACAGAACCTTTGCAATGTGCGGACCCCTAGGTCGTCTAATTAAGCTTGCACCACTGATCCCAAGAATCTCAAGTTAAGGCCTCGTCATAAAGGACATTCACAGGCTGTAAATAGGCCCTTCTGGTACAGCGCACACTCTATTGGGAGAACGAGTGGCACCTTGCTTATAGGGCTGTGAATGAAACTCTTGGGTGGTAAGCTATCATTAGAAGCACTGAAAAATAATTCAGAAGCTGTTGTTGGCCACCGGACATGCCTCAATTTTAGGCCTTGACCAGCCCAAATGACTTCATATACCTTGCGTCCTACTTCGTTGTTGTGCAGGTTCATGGCAGCTCGTGCGTCCTGTCCGGTTTCCAGTGCATCCACAAACTGCTTGGAGATGGCCTCTCCGAATCCAACATTATCGCTGCAGCCTCCCCATAGCCATCCCTGACCACCTGACATGACAACAGAATTATGTTTTTTGCTAggctatatactatatatatatatatatatatgtgtgtgtgtgtgtgtgtgtgtgtgtgtgtgtgtgtgtgtgtgtaattaaatgtgGCATATACTTTTATAGAACtacttttgttacattttaacagcatttattgaacAATACTGACTGCCACAAAAATAATTTGCACTTTTCCTTTTCcttacaaaaatcaaaattatgagaacaCACTTAAAATAGAACCAATCAGAGTTATCATActtatacactgccgttcaaaattTTGGTGAGaagtttgtcttttttaaacaaattaatatttttaataagcaagaatacaaaagctgaaaaaaaatctaaagtgacagtaaatatatttataatgctacaaataatttctatttcaaatgaatgctgttcttttgaaatttctattcatctaagaacATAACTGAGACatgtatcaccatttccacatgaatattaaacagcacaactgttttcagcattgataataattagagatgttcttgaacaccaaatcagcatattagaatgatttccgaaggatcatgtgacacagaagactttGCCAACACATGCAGgaacaaatttcattttaaaatatcttaatatagaaaacagttattttgaattgtaataatatttcacaatattaatgttattactgatttttgatcaaataaatgcagccttggtgatcaaaAAAGAATCTTGCTGTCTCCAAACATTTGTAtggtagtttatatataaatgtacttgaATTATTCTGTTAAAACCcatgttttattttagctgtaaTGTTCATCATCATTCTTGGGGTCATTTGGGGTTACAGTTAGAAAGTCATGGGAACAAATTGTTAAATGTtatataactttacacagaaaaggttagtaagtgatttttttccacatttaaattacagtaaatacacaaaatatgccTTTAATGCTGACTGATTATCCATCTCTTTTGAGATTTAGTTTATCACCTCTTTGGCCATTCCTGGTGTCATCACATCCGCAGTTGTCaaagtcaccaaggctgcaattccTGGTGAGGGTATACATGACTCCAGCAGAGCTGATGGCATGGAAAAACGCTGTCTCTCTGTTTGCTGTGATTAGAAATAACACTGAAATGAATATGCTGTGGAAATGAATTTTATAGTCTATGAAATATAATGTCCTAGGCTAATGAAAATACAAGCACTCAACATCACTGATTTTCTTTCTCATTAGATGATTTACTCAAATCTTTAGCATCCATTTCAGTAATGATGGCTTTTGACTCTTATTCCCCCTGCATCAGTTGCGCTGCTGGCCTGCTCTCATACATTGGCGGTCTGGGGTGGGCACTGGACTGCGACAGGTCCCCTCTGTGGCACTTAAGGAATGCCTAATGAAAGGAGTCTGAGGTAAACCTTTGACCCACACCCTTTGACTTGAGAGGGCGTccatttcactcactcactctggTGCACAATATCCCCTTGGTTTCTTTTCTATTTGCCTATTAACAGACCACGTTTAATTGACTCAAGAATGCAGTGTTCAGGCACATCAACATTGGGAGATGGTTCTCTGTGGTTTAAACAggattgttgtgtttgttttaagtGCTGTATATGTGATTGATACAGATGGGCTTTCAGACACTAAACACACAATATATTATAACACATGCTCTTGTACttttattctattaaaatatttgtatttttagagaCCTGAAAGCATGATATACATAAAACAGTTAAAGTTCTCACCGCTTCTGAGTCCACTGTGGGTGGAGAGCTGAAGAGCCCTCTCCGGGCAGTTCCAGCGGTCCCACGCAAACTGATATTTGCACTCTTCAATCCCACTTTGAGCTCCTGCGGCCACACTGCTGGAGTAGATCAAGTAGGCCTGAAACAATGCAAGCCACACCAAAAAGATTTGGGATGAAATACACACTTAATATCAAGTGTTtacaaaacacactgtaaaacttATGATAAAATTAGATGCTTTTAATTCTCACCCTGCATAGTTCATATAAAAATGCACCTGCATGttaataatgatgtttaaaaattttaaaaagctatAAAATGGCCCCATTAtgtctataaaaataatattagaagttgtattaaagtattaaatattaaatattactgtaaatgggaacatttctcattttcatttagtttcacttgatgtactaaaataactaaaactgaaataataatagaagaggactaataaaaatgacaaaaacacacaaaaacactgaaagttTAACAAAagatataacagaaaaaaagaaaaaaaaaatgatatctcacTGATAGTAAAATAGCACTTAAAAAGGCAAAATGACACCATTacttaatattacagttttaaatattagtaatattagagTAAATGTTTCATTTCCCAAGTGGTGTAAAATGTATGTTTGCTGTATATTcatttatacaattatatatttaaaaaaaaaaacttcaaaatgatagcattcctaaaataattttaaaattaatattaaataaaaagttttaaatattagaaatattgtGGTAAATGTTTTTCCTGTGGTACCACAAgaaatgcacacaaaaagtaaacaaaaagggTCTATGTGGCTATGAAACTGTGGTTTATACAATCTAATATGTCTCAAGTGGTTTAGAAGAGACAGCACCACAAGTGCTCTCATAGGCGGCTGGGTTGCTAATGATGACCACCCACCAAAGGCCCCTTCCCTTGCCACTCAGTAAAAAGTCCTCACAACTTCACATAGTGAATGAACTGAAGTGTGTGAAAGCTATATGGTCCACCCAAAGCAGTAAGTAATACCTAATCCACAGAAGAAACCGTTCAAGAAATACAGCACCTGATGCACATAGCTTTTAATTTGCCACTTGCTTGCATTGTGATCACAGGGTCACCGTCAAACATTAACTACCAGAATCCATAAATGATTTTGACTTCTTGAAGTTTCTCTCTCCTGATAAAGATCAGCAAAGCAGATCAAAAGATGGTGGCTTACCTTTGGGCCAGTCATCAGGAAATTATTCACTGACCTGGAAGATAGAGCAGCCTAATAAGTCAGCTGACCCAAAACTTGTATACATTCCCCTTGAAATTAAGCTTCACATtgataaaacatcttttttttttttacattttaaaatcattttatctaATTACATAGATTGCTGATCTTAAGTACATGTTCATATGGAAATTACAGTCTCAAAATGAAAGGTTTCGTTGTAGtttcatacatacatgcatatatatatatatatatatatatatatatatatatatatatatatatatatatatatacacacacacacacacacacacacacacatagagattTTCTTTGAACgatttttatatagcctatataataagAAGCTTATAAATGAGAACATAGCGTTTCGCTTTTCTTTTCCTCTAACCAATGAAACGAGGCTCAAAGCATCTTTACGGGAACTGATGAGTTGAAGTGTCTGTTTCATCCCGACGTTTTAATCCAGAGATAAACACAGAATGTAAACACTCGATATAAATAGGCTAAATTTAGCATCATCATCGCCTGCATAAAGGAAACTGAAACGCTGAACTCACCAACTGCAGCAAGACTTCATGTGAGCCATCAGGATGAAAGCGTAATAATAAACCTCCAAATGCATGAACATCCTGAGAAAGGCGACTGGCAGACTTTTCTTCACCTTGGAAAGCAGAGGGGTCTGCAAGAGCTCTATATAACCTACATCCAGAATTCAGAGGCTGGGGGTCTCATGTGTGAGCCAAGGGGGTTCTGAAATGGAGCTCCTCTCATCCCAACAAGAGATTATCTACTTAATTAAAGATTTTCCCTTTTCTTACTCGTTCAGCCAATCAGAACTATTGTACCAGAGAGAGATTGAAATGATCAAAAGGGCACCCTGGGCTCCTCCAGGACAAATAGCTGGGAAGAGCTCCCTGCGTGCTAACAGTTGGAGTGAATTAATATGAAATCAGGATGGCATCTCTAAGGTTGTGCTTTAAAACTCAATTTCAAGAGCTGCATTAAATGGGTTTGATACAGTAGAGGCTGATAAAGCTCGGGGATTACTGACATTATCTGCTGGATCAAAAGACTTGTTCTTTGTAGCGTTTTGAGGAGCTTATAGCTATTATAAGCATGTTAGATTTAATTTAACGATTTAGACAGGATCCGCTATAGCTACGTTTAAATGCGGCACAGAAAGGCTAATAAATTGGATTCagtaaaaatagtttaaacattcatttgagtaaatcatttttgttgtttccgttaaatttatttcaaagcaGCAAAGCTCAATCCATGCACGCGATGAGTTTAATTAGATTCAAATAAACAGCAGGAATTTAACAAGGAGGATCATCGATACGATTGTTtgcgaggtttttttttttttttttttttttttggtttgtttgtttcaggaCGACTTCATGACGCTTTTTAGAGTGTTATTTTACCATTTTTCTCAGTTCAGTCCTATAGCTGACCCTTCATGACCTTTAGGTTCTGCTTCTTTGACGTCCGAGTATCTTCTCGTGTGCAAATTAGGATTAGGAAAGTTATTTGGGAGATTCCAGAGGGATGTTTCTGAAAGGCTTCCATGAGACTGAAGTAAAACGATTTTGCCGCCGTAAGACATTTATAAGTTCATTTCTCAATCCCGTTTGGTCTGTTTGAATGTGAGTAGATTATAGGCTACTGTAGCTacctattaaaaatataaaagaatcgttacaaaataaatatatacgtctattctttattttaaaacgaTGCGCAATCACCGACTAATTACCATGTAACGTTAGGTTAGCCTACTCCcaaaaaatttttattctttcgcagctgaaatataaatgaatctactaaaataaagaatttagTAATACAGGTTcagatttcaataaataaatatataaatctaggcctttctatctatttattttttattttattttttgtaaatttgggaTACATACAAAATCATATAcagtcaaaataatatattttgtgaaaacatttttcacGTTCAAGTTAATGTACCGCTATCATTTTCACGCACgggtgaccaaaaaaaaaatagagtaaatgtagctatttttgcatttttctttaaaaactgtcATGGTGGTCTCACACACTTATGAATATAAACTGTGGTCAGCGCTATAAAAGAAGGTTTGCTGAGACTACATTTTCagacatacacacattttattcaattaaGAAAAGATTTAATATGGATTCATAAAACTCACGGTACAATTCGGAAAGCTCTTCCACTTATAGAAATTTTGGTTTATGGTACATGAAACAACATTCCTTGAAACTGTGCCCATTAAAACTCTCAGACATCAAAGGTCAACactgtataaataatttagttgTAAAATGCAGTGTCAATTTGTGTTTCCTTCTTAAACATgggtgtatataaatatataaagcatttagtgagaatatgtatatatatatatatatatatatatatatatatatatatatatatatatatatattgcatttggAAAAATTCATACCCATATCAACCAatcaaacatttatgaaaaaaaaaaatataggcctatgtagGGAGCTACAGGTGATCATTCGTCACAGAAGAGCCAAGAAAAGAGCCCACCCTGAATGACTtcataaaactttataaatttgaaataatttttcttaTGCTATACAGTCTATCTTGAACTGttctttcaaactgttttttggttaaatatttttcataatacttGAAATAGTCCTTTGATACttcaatatatttgtaattaaaaaagagTTCACGATATACGTTTGCCAGATACTTTTTTTACAGGACCACAAGAGTCCAAGGAAACCAGATAAAGAGCTGTGCAACATGGAAAATGATCATTAAGAAATTAAACTGAATTGCTCATTTTCCTTGAGGGAATTCCTCATTATAAGCACCACTGCTCTGAGGACCTCTGCATTGGCATGtagaatattttctaaaaaataaattataataaataagaaatgtaaatattttatcaataatgCCAGAAAATGTATTTCCATGCATACTGTCAGTACTAACTTTTGGTGGTCATTcaagttatttcagttttaaatggaaATCAGCTTTTataatttcagaaaatgtaaaacagtGCCAGCATATAAATAgtatttcatcttaattttacAGCTTGCATAGCTCGCTGGaatgatatttttaaatcagAACAGTAAGTGCTTAGCCAGAGAAAACATGGGTCAACCTATTCATGAGAGAGGGCTGTAATGAGGCACATAGCTGTTTAACTAGTGAAGTACCATCTCTTGCCTCTTGAGGCAGACTGAGACATAATTATCCTCCCAATCTATGGCCTTTACAATCTCCGAAAATAATACCCCACAGTCCAATACACTTCATGAAAAGGAAAGAATTCTTAAGAACACATATTAGTCCAACACactctagagtttttttttttatttcaaatgagaGTGTATATAGATCAATCTTCATTGCTCACTACGAAATGCTGCAAATGCTTTTGTATATGTTGGtttataacttttttgtttgtttgtttgttttctgatatGTACTGAACAAATCAACCACTTTTGTGGCTGCCATCACCGGTGCGTTTAACACGGGCCATGATGGTCTCACGAGTTACCCTCCTGCAATCCTTGGCCAGTCCAAAGAAGCACATGAGATCTATAAATGCTTTGGTCACGTTCAGCCGACTGCCAAACTCACTTGTAGCATAATCATGGGGGAATGTGTGATGATAGTTGTGAAATCCTTCACCTGAAATTAAATGATGTATATATTTTCCAATCAgtacatataaaatgtttatttcaaattaattttgttcttttgaactttctattcatcaataatcctgaatttttttacaggaacttaaaaaaaatagtgtatatataaaaacttatatttcaaatatttgacagtattactgttttaactgtgtttttgcCACATTggtgatcttaaagggatagttcacccagaaatgaaaattagcccatgatttactcaccctcagggcatcctaggtgtacctgacattcctctttcagacgaACACAGTCGCAgagtaataatttttattgttgttgttgttatacagATAGTTTTGAGTATTTGCTTTATATTTGCACTTATTTTTGCTGCTGTAGCATGGACATTTCTCCACTGTgggataa
This window contains:
- the LOC109100807 gene encoding protein Wnt-8b, producing the protein MFMHLEVYYYAFILMAHMKSCCSWSVNNFLMTGPKAYLIYSSSVAAGAQSGIEECKYQFAWDRWNCPERALQLSTHSGLRSANRETAFFHAISSAGVMYTLTRNCSLGDFDNCGCDDTRNGQRGGQGWLWGGCSDNVGFGEAISKQFVDALETGQDARAAMNLHNNEVGRKAVKGTMQRTCKCHGVSGSCTTQTCWLQLPEFREVGNYLKEKYHRAVKVDLLRGAGNSAASRGAIAETFSSISRKELVHLEDSPDYCLENRTLGLPGTEGRECLRKGKNLSKWEKRSCKRLCGECGLAVEERRAETVSSCNCKFHWCCAVKCEQCRKIVTKYYCVKRTKRVKNDSASRRKSYRLKKKH